A single window of Oreochromis aureus strain Israel breed Guangdong linkage group 7, ZZ_aureus, whole genome shotgun sequence DNA harbors:
- the rag2 gene encoding V(D)J recombination-activating protein 2, with amino-acid sequence MTLQPLTPVNCAGLLQPGCSLLQLDGEVLLFGQKGWPKRSCPTGVFGVRFKRGEMKLRAISFSNDSCYLPPLRCPAVCRLDPYDGLPESYLIHGGRTPNNEISSSLYLLTMDSRGCNRKLTLRCKEKELVAEVPGPRYGHTMSMVQSRGKTACVLFGGRSYMPSGERTTESWNSVVDCPPQVFLFDLEFGCCSAHTLPELSDGQSFHLALAREDCVYFIGGHSLASDSRPPRLFRLHVELLQGSPLLSCETLDNGLSISSAIFTRMGPTHRYIILGGYQSDSQKRMECTTVILDEKGIHFEPVETPKWTPDIIHSRTWFGGSSGEGSILLAVPTEGRPSQQDMHYFYQVSFQTEGETREEDGTLGCSQESTDYDDSTPLEDSEELYFGREPHELDGSSDGEGDAYNEEDEEDESQTGYWIKCCLGCQLDPNTWEPYYSTELHRPAMIFCSRGEGGHWVHAQCMELSETLLLKLSQGSKKYFCLDHGGLPYQEMTPPRHIIPLKRITMKAKDKKRPLTIKMSPAKKSFFRRLFD; translated from the coding sequence ATGACCCTGCAGCCATTAACTCCAGTGAACTGTGCAGGCCTTCTGCAGCCCGGCTGCTCTCTTCTGCAGCTGGATGGTGAAGTTCTGCTGTTTGGCCAGAAGGGTTGGCCTAAGCGCTCATGTCCAACAGGAGTATTTGGTGTACGGTTTAAACGTGGCGAGATGAAGCTGAGGGCCATCTCGTTCTCCAATGACTCGTGCTACCTGCCCCCATTACGCTGCCCAGCTGTTTGCCGCCTCGACCCCTATGATGGGCTTCCAGAGAGTTACCTCATCCACGGTGGTCGCACCCCAAATAATGAGATCTCATCAAGCTTGTACCTGTTGACCATGGATAGTCGTGGTTGCAATCGTAAATTAACGCTCCGCTGCAAAGAGAAGGAACTAGTGGCAGAAGTGCCAGGACCTCGATATGGCCACACAATGAGCATGGTCCAAAGTCGTGGGAAGACAGCTTGTGTGTTGTTTGGGGGTAGGTCCTACATGCCCTCAGGAGAAAGGACCACCGAGAGCTGGAACAGTGTTGTAGACTGTCCACCTCAGGTGTTCCTCTTTGACCTGGAGTTTGgctgctgctctgctcacaCTTTACCTGAGCTTAGTGATGGACAGTCTTTCCATCTGGCCCTTGCTAGAGAAGACTGTGTCTACTTCATTGGAGGCCACTCACTTGCCTCAGACTCACGTCCACCTCGTCTGTTTCGCCTGCATGTTGAGCTTTTGCAGGGCAGCCCGTTGCTTTCCTGTGAAACCCTAGACAATGGTTTATCTATCTCTAGTGCCATCTTTACTCGTATGGGACCCACTCATAGATACATCATCTTAGGTGGATATCAGTCAGACTCTCAAAAGAGGATGGAGTGCACTACTGTGATTCTAGATGAGAAAGGAATCCACTTTGAGCCCGTAGAAACACCCAAGTGGACCCCAGATATCATCCATAGTCGCACTTGGTTTGGTGGCAGCTCTGGAGAGGGAAGCATCCTACTAGCTGTGCCCACAGAGGGAAGGCCATCCCAACAAGATATGCATTACTTCTACCAGGTGAGCTtccagacagagggagagaccAGAGAGGAAGACGGAACCCTTGGCTGCAGCCAGGAGTCAACAGATTATGATGACTCCACTCCTCTTGAAGATTCTGAGGAGCTCTACTTCGGCCGTGAACCACATGAGTTGGATGGCAGCAGTGACGGAGAAGGGGACGCTTACaatgaagaggatgaagaggatgaaTCACAAACAGGTTATTGGATAAAATGCTGCCTTGGCTGTCAGTTGGATCCCAACACATGGGAGCCATACTACTCCACAGAGCTCCACCGACCAGCCATGATCTTTTGCTCCAGAGGGGAAGGGGGCCACTGGGTGCACGCCCAGTGCATGGAGCTGTCTGAGACCCTGCTGCTGAAACTCTCTCAAGGCAGCAAGAAGTACTTCTGCTTGGACCACGGAGGCCTGCCCTACCAGGAGATGACCCCACCTCGACATATCATACCCCTGAAGCGCATCACCATGAAagctaaagacaaaaaaagacctCTGACAATCAAGATGTCCCCTGCTAAAAAGAGCTTTTTCAGACGGCTGTTTGACTAA
- the rag1 gene encoding V(D)J recombination-activating protein 1 translates to MAAESLETDGPRSSMPPELHHPHSEYSQWKFKLFRVKSMEKAPLPSETQHEISPTAPPNIEIDHAVDPGSVMKLCLGGKSKENVEGPGRRVDVKLQEMETHMDHLRGLCRVCGMVLRKVKGPVHDVHGDLDEVSKCALRKMGCKFPSWPEVILKVFKVDVTEDTESVHPLSFCHRCWMVAIRGGGVCSFTRTRVPEWKPHSSLCHLCYPKKTSFQRTGRKRRKVIPRAQSLAKRTRWDCDAIAVGERRVLRPFGDRHGPAIRAWKKFSIQREQWVRNITRCQKDHLSTKLLSEKLPVDFVASFTCLVCDHLLSDPVQSTCGHLFCRSCIVKFTHVLGPHCPACNSPCTPDNLTSPAKVFSSALHSLPLLCPSEGCREQVRLDSFKAHCLSHELKEDENQSLSELDNFLLTNKGGRPRQHLLSLTRRAQKHRLRDLKSQVKVFADKEEGGDLKSVCLTLFLLALRSGNEHRQADELEAMMQGRGFGLSPAVCLAIRVNTFLSCSQYHKMYRTVKATSGRQIFQPLHTLRAAEKELLPGFHQFEWQPALKNVSPSCNVGIINGLSGWSSSVDDVPADTITRRFRYDVALVSALKDLEEDIMEGLRESGMEDSACTSGFSVMIKECCDGMGDVSEKHGGGPVVPEKAVRFSFTVMSVSVLADDEEEEVTIFTEPKPNSELSCKPLCLMFVDESDHETLTAVLAPIVAERNAMKESRLILSMGGLPRSFRFHFRGTGYDEKMVREMEGLEASGSTYICTLCDSSRAEASQNMVLHSITRSHEENLERYEIWRTNPFSESVDELRDRVKGVSAKPFLETQPTLDALHCDIGNATEFYKIFQDEIGEVYKKANPSREERRSWRAALDKQLRKKMKLKPVMRMNGNYARKLMTQEAVDVVCELVPSEERREALRELMKLYLQMKPVWRATCPAKECPDQLCRYSFNSQRFADLLSTTFKYRYNGKITNYLHKTLAHVPEIIERDGSIGAWASEGNESANKLFRRFRKMNARQSKTFELEDVLKHHWLYTSKYLQKFMEAHKDSAKALQATIDPVEIQDDDEMSLEVPDF, encoded by the exons CATCCCCACTCTGAGTATTCTCAGTGGAAGTTCAAACTCTTCAGGGTGAAGTCCATGGAGAAAGCCCCTCTGCCCAGTGAAACACAGCATGAGATTTCACCAACGGCACCTCCAAATATAGAGATAGATCATGCTGTGGATCCAGGGAGTGTTATGAAATTATGCCTAGGAGGGAAAAGCAAGGAAAATGTGGAGGGCCCTGGCAGGAGAGTAGATGTGAAGCTACAGGAGATGGAAACCCACATGGACCACCTCAG GGGTTTGTGTCGTGTCTGTGGAATGGTTCTGAGGAAAGTCAAAGGACCAGTGCACGATGTTCATGGAGATCTGGATGAGGTGAGCAAGTGTGCCTTGCGTAAAATGGGCTGCAAGTTCCCAAGCTGGCCAGAAGTCATCCTTAAAGTCTTCAAAGTGGACGTGACAGAGGACACAGAATCTGTCCACCCCCTTTCCTTCTGCCACCGCTGCTGGATGGTTGCCATTCGAGGTGGGGGGGTCTGCAGCTTCACCAGAACAAGAGTGCCTGAGTGGAAACCTCACTCTTCCCTGTGCCACCTCTGCTACCCCAAAAAAACATCATTCCAGAGGACtggaaggaagaggaggaaagtCATTCCAAGAGCACAGAGCCTGGCAAAAAGGACCAGATGGGACTGCGACGCCATCGCTGTTGGTGAGAGGAGAGTTCTGAGACCATTTGGAGACCGTCATGGTCCTGCTATCAGGGCCTGGAAGAAGTTCAGCATTCAGAGAGAGCAGTGGGTGAGGAACATTACACGCTGCCAAAAAGATCACCTGAGCACCAAGCTGCTCTCTGAGAAGCTCCCTGTGGACTTTGTTGCATCTTTCACCTGCCTAGTGTGTGACCACCTGCTCTCTGATCCAGTTCAGTCCACCTGTGGGCACCTCTTCTGCCGTAGCTGCATTGTAAAATTTACCCACGTTCTAGGACCTCACTGCCCTGCCTGCAACTCGCCCTGTACACCCGATAATCTCACCTCACCTGCCAAAGTCTTTTCATCTGCCCTCCATTCCCTACCTCTGCTCTGCCCCAGTGAGGGCTGTCGTGAGCAAGTGAGGCTGGACTCATTTAAGGCTCACTGTCTGAGCCACGAGCTGAAGGAAGATGAAAACCAGAGTCTGTCAGAACTTGATAACTTCCTACTAACCAATAAAGGGGGAAGACCTCGCCAGCACTTGCTCTCGCTAACCCGTCGTGCCCAGAAGCATCGACTGAGGGATCTGAAGAGCCAGGTGAaggtgtttgcagacaaagagGAAGGTGGTGATCTGAAGTCTGTGTGTTTGACGCTGTTTCTGCTTGCACTGAGATCTGGGAATGAACACCGTCAGGCAGATGAGCTAGAGGCCATGATGCAAG gCAGAGGCTTTGGGTTGAGTCCTGCTGTGTGCCTGGCCATTCGGGTCAACACATTCCTGAGCTGCAGTCAATATCATAAGATGTATCGGACTGTCAAAGCCACAAGTGGCCGCCAGATCTTCCAGCCCTTGCACACTCTTCGAGCTGCAGAGAAGGAGCTTCTCCCTGGTTTTCACCAGTTTGAATGGCAGCCAGCTCTCAAAAACGTGTCCCCATCCTGTAATGTTGGCATTATTAATGGGCTCTCTGGATGGTCTTCGTCGGTGGATGACGTCCCAGCTGACACTATCACTCGGCGCTTTCGGTACGATGTGGCACTTGTGTCTGCCTTAAAGGATCTGGAGGAGGACATCATGGAGGGGCTGAGGGAGAGTGGGATGGAAGACAGTGCCTGCACATCAGGTTTTAGTGTCATGATCAAGGAATGTTGCGATGGCATGGGTGATGTCAGCGAGAAGCATGGCGGGGGACCAGTTGTTCCTGAGAAGGCTGTTCGTTTTTCTTTCACTGTTATGTCTGTCTCTGTCCTGGCAgacgatgaggaggaggaggttacTATTTTTACCGAGCCAAAGCCAAATTCAGAACTGTCCTGTAAGCCTCtttgtctgatgtttgtggATGAGTCAGACCATGAGACACTCACAGCTGTCCTGGCGCCCATAGTTGCAGAACGTAATGCAATGAAAGAAAGCAGGCTTATCCTGTCCATGGGTGGTCTGCCTCGATCCTTTCGCTTCCACTTCAGGGGCACGGGATATGATGAGAAGATGGTGCGTGAGATGGAGGGGCTGGAGGCTTCTGGGTCCACGTACATCTGCACTCTATGTGACTCCAGTCGTGCAGAGGCCTCTCAAAACATGGTGCTGCACTCCATCACCCGCAGTCACGAAGAGAACCTAGAACGCTATGAAATATGGAGAACCAACCCCTTTTCTGAGTCAGTAGATGAGCTGCGTGACAGAGTCAAAGGGGTGTCTGCAAAGCCTTTCCTGGAGACGCAGCCAACATTAGATGCATTGCACTGTGACATCGGCAATGCTACTGAATTCTACAAGATCTTCCAGGATGAGATCGGAGAGGTGTACAAAAAGGCCAACCCCAGCCGGGAGGAACGGCGTAGCTGGAGGGCGGCCTTAGATAAACAGCTGAGGAAGAAGATGAAGCTTAAACCAGTAATGAGGATGAATGGAAACTACGCCCGCAAACTAATGACCCAGGAGGCTGTGGATGTGGTGTGTGAGCTGGTGCCCTcagaagagagaagagaggcCCTGAGGGAGCTTATGAAACTCTACCTCCAAATGAAACCTGTGTGGCGTGCCACCTGCCCAGCCAAGGAATGCCCTGACCAGCTATGCCGCTACAGTTTTAACTCTCAGCGCTTTGCTGACCTCCTCTCCACTACCTTCAAATATAGGTACAACGGAAAGATAACAAATTATCTGCACAAGACCCTAGCCCATGTACCTGAAATTATAGAGAGAGACGGATCCATAGGAGCCTGGGCAAGTGAGGGGAATGAGTCAGCAAACAAGCTGTTCAGGCGTTTTCGCAAGATGAATGCACGCCAGTCTAAGACCTTTGAACTGGAGGACGTGCTGAAACACCACTGGCTGTACACGTCCAAGTACTTGCAGAAGTTTATGGAAGCTCACAAGGACTCTGCGAAGGCTCTGCAGGCTACCATTGACCCAGTAGAGATCCAGGATGATGATGAAATGTCTTTGGAAGTTCCTGATTTTTGA